Proteins encoded by one window of Lathyrus oleraceus cultivar Zhongwan6 chromosome 1, CAAS_Psat_ZW6_1.0, whole genome shotgun sequence:
- the LOC127115293 gene encoding patellin-5, with product MRILNLEFHFRSLGTDWDKVVFTNGYDKEGHPVYYNVFGEFENKELYQKSFSDDEKRNKFIRWRIQSLEKSVRKLDFAPSGIATIVQINDLKNSPGFVKKELRQATNQALQLLQDNYPEFVAKQIFINVPWWYLAFSRMISPFLTQRTKSKFVFAGSSKSSDTLFKYIAPEQVPVQYGGLSREGEQEFTTADPATEVIIKPATKHAVEFPISEMWISDFGIEEKESPLVLY from the exons ATGAGAATCTTGAAT CTTGAATTTCATTTTCGAAGCCTTGGAACTGATTGGGACAAAGTTGTTTTCACCAATGGTTATGACAAAGAAGGTCATCCGGTTTACTACAATGTTTTTGGCGAGTTTGAGAACAAGGAATTGTATCAAAAAAGTTTCTCTGACGACGAGAAGAGAAACAAGTTTATCCGTTGGAGGATTCAGTCATTGGAGAAAAGTGTTAGAAAACTCGACTTTGCTCCATCTGGAATCGCTACTATTGTTCAAATTAATGATCTTAAAAATTCTCCTGGATTTGTTAAGAAGGAGCTTAGACAAGCTACTAATCAGGCACTTCAATTGCTTCAGGATAACTACCCCGAATTTGTTGCCAAACAG ATTTTTATCAATGTTCCTTGGTGGTACCTTGCCTTTTCTAGGATGATTAGTCCTTTCCTGACACAGAGGACCAAGAGCAAATTTGTATTTGCTGGCTCCTCCAAATCTTCTGATACCCTTTTCAA ATATATAGCTCCTGAGCAAGTGCCAGTTCAATATGGAGGACTTAGCAGAGAAGGCGAACAGGAATTCACCACGGCTGACCCTGCTACAGAGGTTATTATCAAACCAGCAACAAAACATGCTGTTGAGTTCCCAATTTCTGAG ATGTGGATCTCAGATTTTGGG ATTGAAGAAAAAGAGTCTCCATTGGTTCTATATTGA
- the LOC127084550 gene encoding probable ribonuclease P/MRP protein subunit POP5 translates to MVFKNRYMVMEVFMNPNREQASGDSIIITQFNISNAIKDSIMVNFGECGLAASLGSFQVKYVNPITNVCIIRASREEHEKVWASITMVRSIGNFPVVFNLLDLSGNLQASKTAALKCEKAKFEQYKLMVGDRLSADDTHRMNNHLAKIELLEH, encoded by the exons ATGGTGTTCAAAAACAGGTACATGGTGATGGAGGTTTTTATGAATCCTAATAGAGAACAAGCATCGGGTGATTCTATTATAATTACTCAGTTTAATATCTCTAATGCTATAAAAGATAGCATCATGGTGAATTTTGGGGAGTGTGGTTTGGCGGCATCACTAGGATCATTTCAGG TTAAGTATGTGAATCCAATCACTAATGTGTGCATTATTAGAGCTTCAAGAGAGGAGCATGAAAAAGTATGGGCTTCTATTACTATGGTTAGAAGTATTGGAAATTTTCCAGTGGTGTTTAATTTACTTGATTTATCTG GAAATTTACAGGCTTCTAAAACCGCCGCATTGAAGTGCGAAAAAGCAAAATTTGAACAGTACAAACTTATGGTTGGTGATCGATTGTCAGCTGACGATACTCATCGTATGAATAATCATCTTGCAAAGATTGAACTTTTGGAGCACTGA